In Kitasatospora sp. NA04385, a single genomic region encodes these proteins:
- a CDS encoding TetR/AcrR family transcriptional regulator: protein MSPRSTVAEARRTRARIIDRSVALASVDGLEGLTIGRLAGDLGLSKAGVLGHFGTKEALQLATLERASALFTALVWDPAAAVEPGLRRLRAVCQNWIDYLDHAREVFPGGCLFTTASVEFDAHDGPVRRNVARLLMVWRRRLAGEVRLAVEAGELPADTDPEQVVHELTGIYLALNQALQLLRDPLAATRTRRALDRLLPA, encoded by the coding sequence ATGAGTCCGCGCAGCACCGTGGCCGAGGCCCGCCGGACCCGGGCCCGGATCATCGACCGGAGTGTCGCCCTGGCCTCGGTGGACGGGCTGGAAGGGCTCACCATCGGGCGGCTGGCCGGCGACCTCGGGCTGTCCAAGGCCGGCGTGCTCGGCCACTTCGGCACCAAGGAAGCCCTCCAACTGGCCACCCTGGAACGGGCCTCCGCCCTCTTCACCGCTCTGGTGTGGGACCCGGCGGCCGCCGTCGAACCCGGCCTGCGCCGCCTGCGCGCGGTCTGCCAGAACTGGATCGACTACCTCGACCACGCCCGCGAGGTCTTCCCCGGCGGCTGCCTGTTCACCACCGCCTCGGTCGAGTTCGACGCCCACGACGGACCGGTCCGCCGCAACGTCGCCCGGCTGCTGATGGTCTGGCGCCGCCGGTTGGCCGGCGAGGTCCGGCTCGCCGTCGAGGCCGGCGAACTACCCGCCGACACCGACCCCGAGCAGGTCGTCCACGAGCTCACCGGCATCTACCTGGCCCTCAACCAGGCCCTCCAACTCCTCCGCGACCCCCTCGCCGCCACCCGCACCCGCCGCGCCCTCGACCGCCTGCTGCCCGCCTGA
- a CDS encoding SDR family oxidoreductase — MTVLVTGARGRVGRAVLDRLHAAGLPVRAASARPGEFTGPPGVAGVELVLNRPDTFPAALEGVRQVFLYPDPAGVEAFAAAALAAGVEHVVLLSSASVLAPDAESDPLGAHNLLVERALTAAGLPATFLRADSFASNALGWARPIGAGLPVELPYPEAHLAPVHPADVADVAAAALTGPDLRGRAVTLTGGQSLTLREQVGVLAGVLGREVRVETISRAEAERQMSRFMPAPLAGSLLSFWSAATAGPATIGDTTRSLLGTPERTFRQWAEENAAAFGAA; from the coding sequence ATGACCGTCCTCGTCACCGGCGCGCGCGGCCGCGTCGGCCGCGCCGTCCTCGACCGGCTGCACGCCGCCGGCCTGCCGGTCCGCGCCGCCAGTGCCCGTCCCGGCGAGTTCACCGGCCCGCCCGGGGTGGCGGGCGTCGAGCTGGTGCTGAACCGGCCCGACACCTTCCCGGCCGCGCTGGAGGGGGTGCGCCAGGTGTTCCTGTACCCGGACCCGGCGGGCGTCGAGGCGTTCGCGGCGGCCGCGCTGGCGGCGGGGGTGGAGCACGTGGTGCTGCTGTCCTCGGCCTCGGTGCTGGCGCCCGACGCCGAGAGCGACCCGCTGGGCGCGCACAACCTGCTGGTCGAACGGGCGCTGACGGCCGCCGGGCTGCCCGCCACCTTCCTGCGGGCGGACTCCTTCGCCAGCAACGCGCTCGGCTGGGCCCGGCCGATCGGCGCCGGCCTGCCCGTCGAACTGCCCTACCCGGAGGCGCACCTGGCCCCGGTCCACCCGGCGGACGTCGCCGACGTGGCGGCCGCCGCGCTGACCGGCCCCGACCTGCGCGGGCGCGCCGTCACGCTCACCGGCGGGCAGTCGCTGACCCTGCGCGAGCAGGTCGGGGTGCTGGCCGGGGTGCTGGGGCGGGAGGTGCGGGTCGAGACGATCAGCCGGGCCGAGGCCGAGCGCCAGATGTCCCGCTTCATGCCCGCCCCGCTGGCCGGCTCCCTGCTGTCCTTCTGGTCAGCCGCCACCGCGGGGCCCGCCACCATCGGCGACACCACCCGCAGCCTGCTCGGCACCCCGGAGCGCACCTTCCGCCAGTGGGCGGAGGAGAACGCGGCCGCGTTCGGCGCGGCCTGA
- the hydA gene encoding dihydropyrimidinase produces MARTLITGGLVITAAGETHADVLVEDGRVAALALPGSQHWSADRLFDADGKYVVPGGVDAHTHMEMPFGGTRASDSFATGTRAAAWGGTTTIVDFAIQGRGSSLRAGLDDWHAKADGNCAVDYAFHMIVSDVNESVLREMPGLVGEGVTSFKLFMAYPGVFYSDDGRILRAMQQAADLGALTMMHAENGPAIDVLVEQALARGETDPRYHGEVRRALLEAEATHRAIQLARVAEAPLYVVHVSAREALAELAAARDLGLPVFGETCPQYLFLSTDNLAEPDFEGAKYVCSTPLRPREHQTALWRGLRTDDLQVVSTDHCPFCFKGQKELGRGDFSKIPNGLPGVEHRMDLLHQGVVEGRISRTRWIELACAAPARMFGLHPRKGTIAPGSDADLVIYDPHAVQTLSAATHHMDVDYSAYEGRTVTGRVETVLSRGEVLLDRGDYLGRPGHGTFLPRSTCQYL; encoded by the coding sequence ATGGCCCGCACCCTGATCACCGGCGGGCTGGTGATCACCGCCGCCGGGGAGACACACGCCGACGTGCTGGTCGAGGACGGCCGGGTGGCCGCGCTCGCCCTGCCGGGCAGCCAGCACTGGAGCGCCGACCGGCTGTTCGACGCCGACGGGAAGTACGTCGTCCCCGGCGGCGTCGACGCGCACACCCACATGGAGATGCCGTTCGGCGGCACCCGCGCCTCCGACAGCTTCGCCACCGGCACCCGGGCCGCCGCCTGGGGCGGCACCACCACCATCGTCGACTTCGCCATCCAGGGCCGGGGCAGCTCGCTGCGCGCCGGGCTCGACGACTGGCACGCCAAGGCCGACGGCAACTGCGCGGTCGATTACGCCTTCCACATGATCGTCTCGGACGTCAACGAGTCGGTGCTGCGCGAGATGCCGGGCCTGGTCGGCGAGGGCGTCACCTCGTTCAAGCTGTTCATGGCCTATCCCGGCGTCTTCTACTCCGACGACGGGCGGATCCTGCGCGCCATGCAGCAGGCCGCCGACCTCGGCGCGCTCACCATGATGCACGCCGAGAACGGCCCCGCCATCGACGTCCTGGTCGAACAGGCCCTGGCCCGGGGGGAGACCGACCCGCGGTACCACGGCGAGGTGCGCAGGGCGCTGCTGGAGGCCGAGGCCACCCACCGCGCGATCCAGCTCGCCCGGGTCGCCGAGGCACCGCTGTACGTGGTGCACGTCTCCGCCCGCGAGGCGCTCGCCGAGCTCGCCGCCGCCCGCGACCTCGGACTGCCCGTCTTCGGCGAGACCTGCCCGCAGTACCTGTTCCTGTCCACCGACAACCTGGCCGAGCCCGACTTCGAGGGCGCCAAGTACGTCTGCTCCACCCCGCTGCGCCCCCGGGAGCACCAGACGGCGCTCTGGCGCGGCCTGCGCACCGACGACCTCCAGGTGGTCTCCACCGACCACTGCCCGTTCTGCTTCAAGGGGCAGAAGGAGCTCGGCCGCGGCGACTTCTCGAAGATCCCCAACGGCCTGCCCGGCGTCGAGCACCGGATGGACCTGCTCCACCAGGGCGTGGTCGAGGGCCGGATCAGCCGCACCCGCTGGATCGAGCTCGCCTGCGCCGCCCCCGCCCGGATGTTCGGCCTCCACCCGCGCAAGGGCACCATCGCCCCCGGCTCCGACGCCGACCTGGTGATCTACGACCCGCACGCCGTGCAGACCCTCTCCGCCGCCACCCACCACATGGACGTCGACTACTCGGCGTACGAGGGCCGCACCGTCACCGGCCGGGTCGAGACGGTGCTCTCCCGGGGCGAGGTGCTGCTCGACCGCGGCGACTACCTCGGCCGCCCCGGGCACGGCACCTTCCTGCCCCGCTCCACCTGCCAGTACCTCTGA
- a CDS encoding TIGR03842 family LLM class F420-dependent oxidoreductase, whose translation MDFGLVLQTDPPASKVVELMRRAERVGFSHGWTFDSAVLWQEPFVIHSRILEHTERLRVGPMVTNPGTRTWEVTASTFATLNDMYGNRTVCGIGRGDSAMRVAGRRPNTLARLGAAIDAIRDLAEGREAEVDGSPVRIPWVKDGRLPVWMAAYGPKALALAGRKADGFILQLADPYLTEWMVKSVRRAAEEAGRDPAAVTVCVAAPAYVGDDLDHAREQCRWFGGMVGNHVADLVARYGEHSGVVPDELTDYVKDRQGYDYSHHGRADNPDTAFVPDEIVDRFCLLGPAAAHVDKLRTLRELGVDQFAVYAMHDAREATIDAYGAEVIPALA comes from the coding sequence GTGGACTTCGGACTCGTCCTGCAGACCGACCCGCCGGCCTCGAAGGTCGTCGAACTGATGCGCCGCGCCGAACGGGTCGGCTTCAGCCACGGCTGGACCTTCGACTCCGCCGTCCTCTGGCAGGAGCCCTTCGTCATCCACAGCCGCATCCTGGAGCACACCGAACGCCTCCGCGTCGGCCCGATGGTCACCAACCCCGGCACCCGCACCTGGGAGGTCACCGCCTCCACCTTCGCCACCCTCAACGACATGTACGGCAACCGGACGGTGTGCGGCATCGGCCGCGGCGACTCCGCGATGCGGGTGGCCGGGCGCCGCCCCAACACGCTCGCCCGGCTCGGCGCCGCCATCGACGCCATCCGCGACCTCGCCGAGGGCCGGGAGGCCGAGGTGGACGGCAGCCCGGTCCGGATCCCCTGGGTCAAGGACGGCCGACTGCCGGTCTGGATGGCCGCCTACGGCCCCAAGGCGCTCGCCCTCGCCGGGCGGAAGGCCGACGGGTTCATCCTCCAGCTCGCCGACCCCTACCTCACCGAGTGGATGGTCAAGTCCGTCCGCCGGGCCGCCGAGGAGGCCGGCCGCGACCCCGCCGCCGTCACCGTCTGCGTCGCCGCCCCCGCCTACGTCGGCGACGACCTCGACCACGCCCGCGAGCAGTGCCGCTGGTTCGGCGGCATGGTCGGCAACCACGTCGCCGACCTGGTGGCGCGCTACGGCGAGCACTCCGGCGTGGTCCCCGACGAGCTGACCGACTACGTCAAGGACCGCCAGGGCTACGACTACTCCCACCACGGGCGGGCCGACAACCCGGACACCGCCTTCGTGCCCGACGAGATCGTCGACCGCTTCTGCCTGCTCGGCCCGGCCGCCGCGCACGTCGACAAGCTGCGCACCCTGCGGGAGCTGGGCGTCGACCAGTTCGCGGTCTACGCCATGCACGACGCCCGGGAGGCGACCATCGACGCGTACGGGGCCGAGGTCATCCCGGCACTGGCCTGA
- a CDS encoding GNAT family N-acetyltransferase: protein MDGKPCGEPELAGELTRLVPTREDDLDLLAGWFADPAFVEHWGGAPLPRAEVAAKYLGRRRPEVESFLVLAGGVPVGYAQYWRAGPDGGGIDLVLLPAARGRGLGPDAARALLAHLCGESGWRRVTVDPAAANVRAVRAWEKAGFRRVAGGGGDGELLLEYRPVT, encoded by the coding sequence CTGGACGGGAAGCCTTGCGGGGAACCGGAGTTGGCGGGGGAGCTGACCCGGCTCGTCCCGACCCGCGAGGACGACCTCGACCTGCTGGCCGGGTGGTTCGCCGACCCCGCGTTCGTCGAGCACTGGGGCGGGGCGCCGCTGCCGCGCGCGGAGGTCGCCGCGAAGTACCTGGGACGGCGCCGTCCGGAGGTGGAGTCCTTCCTGGTGCTCGCCGGGGGAGTGCCGGTGGGCTACGCCCAGTACTGGCGGGCCGGGCCGGACGGTGGCGGCATCGACCTGGTCCTGCTCCCGGCCGCCCGGGGCCGGGGCCTGGGGCCGGACGCCGCCCGGGCCCTGCTCGCCCACCTGTGCGGGGAGTCGGGATGGCGCCGGGTGACGGTCGACCCGGCGGCGGCGAACGTCCGGGCCGTGCGCGCCTGGGAGAAGGCCGGCTTCCGGCGGGTGGCGGGCGGGGGCGGAGACGGGGAACTGCTGCTGGAGTACCGCCCGGTGACGTGA
- the dhaK gene encoding dihydroxyacetone kinase subunit DhaK yields the protein MKKLINSPGSVVDDALAGLAAAHPALAVDLGLRVVTRAVRPAGPKVALVSGGGSGHEPLHVGFVGPGMLDAACPGDLFTSPPPDRILAAARAADSGAGVLFVVKNYTGDVLNFRLAAELAAEQGHRVATVLVDDDVAVQDSATGRRGTGATLMVHKICGALAELGADLEEVRELGERVVAASRSFAVALTAATNPEAGRPGFDLAEDEIEVGVGIHGEPGRRRERLRPANELAATVVDAVLEGHRPGPGDRPIVLVNGLGATPLIELYVVCAAVTARLAEHGVTPARTLVGSYVTSLDMAGFSLTLTAADRRMLELWDAPANTPALVRA from the coding sequence GTGAAGAAGCTGATCAACAGCCCGGGGAGCGTCGTCGACGACGCCCTGGCCGGGCTCGCCGCCGCCCACCCCGCGCTCGCGGTCGACCTCGGCCTGCGGGTGGTCACCCGGGCGGTGCGCCCGGCGGGGCCCAAGGTGGCGCTGGTGTCGGGCGGCGGTTCCGGCCACGAGCCGCTGCACGTCGGGTTCGTGGGCCCGGGCATGCTGGACGCCGCCTGCCCCGGCGACCTGTTCACCTCGCCGCCGCCGGACCGGATCCTGGCCGCCGCCCGGGCCGCCGACAGCGGCGCGGGCGTGCTGTTCGTGGTGAAGAACTACACCGGCGACGTGCTGAACTTCCGGCTGGCCGCCGAACTCGCCGCCGAGCAGGGCCACCGGGTGGCCACCGTTCTGGTCGACGACGACGTCGCCGTCCAGGACTCCGCGACCGGCCGCCGGGGCACCGGCGCGACCCTGATGGTGCACAAGATCTGCGGCGCGCTCGCCGAGCTCGGGGCCGACCTGGAGGAGGTGCGGGAGCTGGGGGAGCGGGTCGTCGCGGCGTCCCGCTCCTTCGCCGTCGCGCTCACCGCCGCGACCAACCCGGAGGCCGGCCGCCCCGGCTTCGACCTCGCCGAGGACGAGATCGAGGTCGGCGTCGGCATCCACGGCGAACCCGGCCGGCGCCGCGAACGGCTGCGCCCCGCCAACGAGTTGGCCGCGACGGTGGTCGACGCGGTGCTGGAGGGGCACCGGCCCGGCCCCGGCGACCGGCCGATCGTCCTGGTCAACGGCCTCGGCGCGACCCCGCTGATCGAGCTGTACGTGGTGTGCGCCGCCGTCACCGCCCGTCTCGCCGAGCACGGGGTGACACCCGCCCGCACCCTGGTCGGCTCCTACGTCACCAGCCTCGACATGGCGGGCTTCTCGCTCACCCTGACCGCCGCGGACCGCCGGATGCTGGAGCTGTGGGACGCCCCCGCGAACACGCCCGCCCTGGTCCGCGCGTAG
- a CDS encoding NADAR family protein — MIGNRITHRTADGVRVPGTWRHAFIRNGGHYFLTDLFVYADGLIDCWGLVTVEEFEEKLRTGWVATGFPEGGEASAHELADWKFGEPESWITPESLVAEVRDTIDRLNGRPDSTGRCLAAVEVFLADRTEENRSAARAAFLAIPETQRRYALGDMDSKDRPLRVLVAGPGGRTYLPFDGTVTQEAYDGALAYFAERARWTAERSERVPADGPATPHAPAVHLAQTFSAEPVDDPGRRGLRHDYPAPITVAGADYPSVAHAYWARSVADPEARHAIATARTAAAARTLAAGAPRRAGWEHARTAVMAELLRAKYDQHPELAEVLLATDDATVIYDDMDSLFWGDNAGRGRNWSGRLLELVRSELHARRTGTAGA; from the coding sequence ATGATCGGCAACCGGATCACCCATCGCACGGCGGACGGCGTCCGCGTACCCGGCACCTGGCGCCACGCCTTCATCCGCAACGGCGGCCACTACTTCCTCACCGACCTGTTCGTCTATGCCGACGGGCTCATCGACTGCTGGGGTCTGGTCACCGTCGAGGAGTTCGAGGAGAAGCTGCGCACCGGCTGGGTGGCCACCGGCTTCCCCGAGGGCGGTGAGGCCTCCGCGCACGAGCTCGCGGACTGGAAGTTCGGCGAGCCGGAGAGCTGGATCACGCCCGAGTCGCTGGTCGCCGAAGTCCGGGACACCATCGACCGGTTGAACGGCCGACCCGATTCGACCGGCCGCTGCCTGGCCGCCGTCGAGGTCTTCCTCGCCGACCGGACCGAGGAGAACCGGTCCGCGGCCCGCGCCGCCTTCCTCGCGATCCCGGAGACGCAGCGCCGCTACGCGCTGGGCGACATGGACAGCAAGGACCGGCCGCTACGGGTCCTGGTGGCCGGCCCCGGCGGCCGGACCTACCTGCCGTTCGACGGCACCGTCACGCAGGAGGCCTACGACGGCGCCCTCGCGTACTTCGCGGAACGGGCCCGGTGGACGGCCGAGCGGTCCGAACGCGTCCCCGCGGACGGACCGGCGACCCCGCACGCCCCGGCGGTCCACCTCGCGCAGACGTTCTCCGCGGAGCCGGTGGACGATCCCGGCCGGCGCGGCCTGCGTCACGACTACCCGGCCCCGATCACGGTCGCCGGGGCGGACTACCCCTCCGTCGCCCACGCCTACTGGGCCCGGTCGGTCGCCGACCCCGAGGCCCGGCACGCGATCGCGACGGCGCGGACCGCCGCCGCGGCGCGCACGCTCGCGGCCGGGGCCCCTCGCCGCGCGGGCTGGGAGCACGCCCGCACCGCCGTCATGGCCGAGCTGCTGCGCGCCAAGTACGACCAGCACCCCGAACTGGCCGAAGTCCTGCTGGCGACGGACGACGCCACCGTGATCTACGACGACATGGACTCGCTCTTCTGGGGCGACAACGCGGGCCGGGGCCGCAACTGGTCCGGGCGCCTCCTCGAACTCGTCCGCTCCGAACTGCACGCCCGACGCACCGGCACGGCCGGAGCATGA
- a CDS encoding nitrilase-related carbon-nitrogen hydrolase, producing MSRVVRAALFQTAWTGDKETMLAAAERAARDAAGQGARIIGFQEVFNAPYFCQVQEPEHYAWAEPVPDGPTVRRMQALAKELGIVVVAPVYEIERPGFYYNTAAVIDADGSYLGKYRKHHIPQVRGFWEKYYFKPGNLGWPVFDTAVGKVGVYICYDRHFPEGWRALGLAGAEIVYNPSATSRGLSAYLWQLEQPAAAVANEYFVAAINRVGVEEYGDDDFYGTSYFVDPRGQFVGEVASDKTEELVVRDLDLGLIDEVRQQWAFYRDRRPDAYGPLTEG from the coding sequence ATGAGCCGTGTCGTCAGGGCGGCCCTGTTCCAGACCGCGTGGACGGGCGACAAGGAGACCATGCTCGCCGCCGCCGAACGCGCCGCGCGGGACGCCGCCGGGCAGGGCGCCCGGATCATCGGGTTCCAGGAGGTGTTCAACGCCCCGTACTTCTGCCAGGTGCAGGAACCCGAGCACTACGCCTGGGCCGAGCCCGTCCCGGACGGGCCCACGGTGCGGCGGATGCAGGCGCTGGCGAAGGAACTGGGCATCGTGGTCGTCGCGCCGGTGTACGAGATCGAGCGGCCCGGTTTCTACTACAACACCGCCGCCGTGATCGACGCCGACGGCAGCTACCTCGGCAAGTACCGGAAGCACCACATCCCGCAGGTGCGCGGATTCTGGGAGAAGTACTACTTCAAGCCCGGAAACCTCGGCTGGCCGGTGTTCGACACGGCCGTCGGAAAGGTCGGCGTGTACATCTGCTACGACCGGCACTTCCCGGAGGGCTGGCGGGCGCTCGGCCTGGCCGGTGCCGAGATCGTCTACAACCCGTCGGCGACCAGCCGCGGCCTGTCCGCGTACCTGTGGCAGCTGGAGCAGCCCGCCGCCGCCGTCGCCAACGAGTACTTCGTCGCCGCGATCAACCGGGTCGGCGTCGAGGAGTACGGCGACGACGACTTCTACGGCACCAGCTACTTCGTCGACCCGCGCGGGCAGTTCGTCGGCGAGGTCGCCTCCGACAAGACCGAGGAACTCGTCGTCCGCGACCTCGACCTCGGGCTGATCGACGAGGTCCGCCAGCAGTGGGCGTTCTACCGGGACCGGCGCCCGGACGCCTACGGCCCGCTGACCGAGGGCTGA
- the dhaL gene encoding dihydroxyacetone kinase subunit DhaL, with product MAHDTLDTALAEDWIRAAAAAVEEAEPQLTELDTAIGDGDHGSNLRRGFTAVLAALDSPPGGGFDGPGALLRTVGSTLLAKVGGASGPLYGQAFRVAGAELPPDAGPVACADALAAGLAAVRALGGAEPGDKTLVDALAPAVDALRAAAEAGATLARATAAAADAAERGARDTTPLQARRGRASYLGPRSTGHQDPGATSAALLLRALADAAAR from the coding sequence GTGGCGCACGACACCCTCGACACCGCCCTTGCCGAGGACTGGATCAGGGCCGCCGCCGCGGCCGTCGAGGAGGCCGAGCCGCAGCTCACCGAACTCGACACGGCGATCGGCGACGGCGACCACGGCAGCAACCTCCGCCGCGGTTTCACCGCCGTCCTCGCCGCGCTCGACAGCCCGCCCGGCGGGGGCTTCGACGGCCCGGGCGCACTGCTGCGCACGGTCGGGAGCACGCTGCTGGCCAAGGTCGGGGGTGCCTCGGGCCCGCTGTACGGGCAGGCGTTCCGGGTGGCCGGGGCCGAACTGCCGCCGGACGCCGGTCCGGTGGCCTGCGCGGACGCCCTGGCGGCGGGGCTCGCCGCCGTCCGGGCCCTGGGCGGGGCCGAACCCGGTGACAAGACACTGGTCGACGCGCTCGCCCCCGCCGTCGACGCCCTCCGCGCCGCCGCCGAAGCGGGCGCGACCCTCGCCAGGGCCACCGCCGCGGCCGCCGACGCCGCCGAGCGCGGCGCCCGCGACACCACCCCGCTGCAGGCCCGTCGGGGCCGCGCCTCCTACCTCGGCCCGCGCAGCACCGGCCACCAGGACCCGGGCGCGACCTCCGCCGCCCTGCTCCTGCGGGCCCTCGCGGACGCCGCCGCGCGCTGA
- the dhaM gene encoding dihydroxyacetone kinase phosphoryl donor subunit DhaM, with amino-acid sequence MRGPVGLVLVSHSALLARGVHELLAELADGVPVLLAAGTEDGSLGTSYDLTAAAVRTAAEGGAGVLVLADLGSSVLTATLVLADLALPDTALADAPFVEGAVAAAVTASTGAPLPEVLATAEQAREFRKR; translated from the coding sequence ATGCGCGGTCCGGTCGGCCTGGTCCTGGTCTCCCACAGCGCGCTCCTGGCCCGGGGCGTGCACGAGCTGCTCGCCGAACTGGCGGACGGTGTCCCGGTGTTGCTCGCGGCCGGCACCGAGGACGGCTCGCTCGGCACCAGCTACGACCTGACGGCCGCCGCGGTGCGCACCGCGGCGGAGGGCGGCGCGGGCGTCCTGGTCCTGGCCGACCTCGGCAGCTCCGTCCTGACCGCCACCCTGGTCCTCGCCGACCTCGCCCTCCCGGACACCGCCCTCGCCGACGCCCCGTTCGTCGAGGGCGCGGTCGCCGCCGCCGTCACCGCCTCCACCGGCGCCCCGCTCCCCGAGGTCCTGGCCACCGCCGAGCAGGCCCGCGAGTTCCGCAAGCGCTAG
- a CDS encoding TerD family protein: MSRDLVALLVRHTRRLPVPAEEPGPAGPAGPVGPVGQGAVLARQFDAALMSAGFKLSGELLARLSELPERRVGELAEDGLAAVRELVGDHVRHNAYFVDFPRNVPDTGEFWLGLLAEALHPGRSAADLANGSGIDLLALPGYGTYRHGYAELLAAHEELIAGAGGRVTVLHLGDTPEQEARALYLALAGSTTPLGEEALRDLATLARHCADGPQPAAIPVRENRATVNAARLHAGSGLLADTVTDVLRTACALFDGDVTLAAPTRFGPLPRPVRRALLAALDEVVAAVPGKLADVLRHRERFKRLGERLHPHEYPKWPHAAQVFAVARGEQPVRGLDGRVEELLAAGEAGAAADLLAAAAPGKLLRAFDRLLRAAAEPDRAAVLAAAERALPAASGRLLLSLREHLADRARTGRDRRVFVNRDARSHVTDDLRPPLPAAERDRLAAALDAETARRLPADPPCLLVDPEILDVALPLSGNASATGIGVLPRGSVQPVRGELLRFFVYWKQHRRTTDFDLSALMLDESYDNPTWLSYTELSSVAGEHSGDIVEAPEGASEFINLRLSKVPGAYIVPQVNVYAGEGFQEVEESFFGWMLREDEQQGRPFEPRTVRMKSDLRGAGRVALPLVFERRADGAWYARWLHVHLRGEPAANRVETNRTTVADLLRAAVGREHLTVRHLVGLMTANGARLLPWDAPVPDGPVTYLGLARPEGLPEGSRVITPENLRELIPA; this comes from the coding sequence ATGTCGCGTGATCTCGTCGCCCTGCTCGTCCGCCACACCCGCCGCCTGCCCGTTCCCGCCGAGGAGCCCGGGCCCGCCGGCCCCGCCGGCCCGGTCGGCCCCGTCGGTCAAGGCGCGGTGCTGGCACGGCAGTTCGACGCCGCGCTGATGTCGGCCGGGTTCAAGCTGTCCGGGGAGCTGCTGGCGCGGCTGTCCGAGCTGCCGGAACGGCGGGTCGGGGAGCTGGCCGAGGACGGGCTGGCGGCCGTCCGGGAGCTGGTGGGCGACCACGTGCGGCACAACGCCTACTTCGTCGACTTCCCGCGGAACGTGCCGGACACCGGGGAGTTCTGGCTCGGCCTGCTCGCCGAGGCCCTCCACCCGGGCCGGAGCGCCGCCGACCTCGCGAACGGCTCCGGGATCGACCTGCTGGCGCTCCCCGGGTACGGCACCTACCGGCACGGGTACGCCGAACTGCTGGCCGCGCACGAGGAGTTGATCGCCGGGGCGGGCGGCCGGGTGACGGTGCTGCACCTCGGCGACACCCCCGAGCAGGAGGCCCGGGCGCTCTACCTGGCGCTCGCGGGCAGCACCACCCCGCTCGGCGAGGAGGCGCTGCGCGACCTGGCGACCCTCGCCCGGCACTGCGCCGACGGCCCGCAGCCCGCCGCGATACCCGTCCGGGAGAACCGGGCCACCGTCAACGCCGCCCGCCTGCACGCCGGTTCGGGCCTGCTCGCGGACACCGTCACCGACGTGCTGCGCACCGCCTGCGCGCTCTTCGACGGCGACGTCACGCTCGCCGCCCCGACCAGGTTCGGCCCGCTGCCCCGCCCGGTCCGCCGCGCCCTGCTGGCCGCGCTGGACGAGGTGGTCGCCGCCGTGCCCGGCAAGCTCGCCGACGTGCTGCGCCACCGCGAGCGGTTCAAGCGGCTCGGCGAGCGCCTGCACCCGCACGAGTACCCGAAGTGGCCGCACGCCGCCCAGGTGTTCGCCGTCGCCCGCGGCGAGCAGCCGGTCCGCGGCCTGGACGGCCGGGTCGAGGAACTCCTCGCCGCCGGGGAGGCCGGAGCCGCCGCCGACCTGCTGGCCGCCGCCGCGCCCGGCAAGCTGCTGCGCGCCTTCGACCGGCTGCTGCGCGCCGCCGCCGAACCGGACCGGGCCGCCGTCCTCGCCGCCGCCGAACGCGCGCTGCCCGCCGCGTCCGGCCGCCTGCTGCTCTCGCTGCGCGAGCACCTGGCCGACCGGGCCCGCACCGGCCGCGACCGGCGGGTCTTCGTCAACCGGGACGCCCGCAGCCACGTCACCGACGACCTGCGCCCGCCGCTGCCCGCCGCCGAACGCGACCGCCTGGCCGCCGCGCTGGACGCCGAGACCGCCCGCCGCCTGCCCGCCGACCCGCCGTGCCTGCTGGTCGACCCCGAGATCCTCGACGTCGCCCTCCCGCTGAGCGGCAACGCGAGCGCCACCGGGATCGGCGTGCTGCCGCGCGGCTCGGTCCAGCCCGTCCGGGGGGAGTTGCTGCGCTTCTTCGTGTACTGGAAGCAGCACCGGCGCACCACCGACTTCGACCTGTCCGCACTGATGCTGGACGAGTCGTACGACAACCCGACCTGGCTGTCGTACACCGAGCTCAGCTCCGTCGCGGGCGAGCACTCCGGCGACATCGTCGAAGCGCCCGAGGGCGCCTCGGAGTTCATCAACCTGCGGCTGTCGAAGGTGCCCGGCGCGTACATCGTGCCGCAGGTCAACGTGTACGCGGGCGAGGGCTTCCAGGAGGTCGAGGAGTCGTTCTTCGGCTGGATGCTGCGCGAGGACGAGCAGCAGGGCCGCCCCTTCGAACCGCGCACCGTGCGGATGAAGTCCGACCTGCGCGGCGCCGGACGGGTCGCCCTCCCGCTGGTCTTCGAACGGCGGGCGGACGGCGCGTGGTACGCCCGCTGGCTGCACGTCCACCTGCGCGGCGAGCCCGCCGCCAACCGGGTCGAGACCAACCGGACCACCGTCGCCGACCTCCTGCGGGCCGCCGTCGGCCGCGAGCACCTGACGGTCCGCCACCTGGTCGGCCTGATGACCGCCAACGGCGCCCGGCTCCTCCCCTGGGACGCCCCCGTTCCGGACGGCCCGGTCACCTACCTCGGCCTGGCCCGCCCCGAGGGTCTGCCCGAGGGCTCCCGGGTGATCACCCCGGAGAACCTGCGCGAACTGATCCCGGCCTGA